The Aquila chrysaetos chrysaetos chromosome 16, bAquChr1.4, whole genome shotgun sequence genome has a segment encoding these proteins:
- the INAFM2 gene encoding putative transmembrane protein INAFM2 gives MKEKESGAERGKPATYTGDKKARMAAKTNKKWVRLATVLAYVLSVSLAAIVLAVYYSLIWQPVRGGGGGGSGPGPAAAAVTSQPRAAPPSPGPAVSRPPAGPTQETPPAPPRTGPDPDPGLAETDRPDASSSSSSPPPGAEAATAAPRRSP, from the coding sequence ATGAAGGAGAAGGAGTCGGGGGCGGAGCGGGGTAAACCCGCCACTTACACCGGGGACAAGAAGGCGCGCATGGCGGCCAAGACCAACAAGAAGTGGGTGCGCCTGGCCACCGTGCTGGCCTACGTTCTCTCCGTCTCGCTGGCCGCCATCGTCCTCGCCGTCTACTACAGCCTCATCTGGCAGCCggtgcgcggcggcggcggcggcggttccggccccggtcccgccgccgccgccgttaCCTCTcagccccgcgccgcgccgccgtCGCCGGGCCCCGCGGTCAGCCGGCCGCCCGCCGGACCCACGCAGGAGACTCCGCCAGCGCCGCCGCGGACGGGCCCCGACCCCGACCCCGGTCTCGCCGAGACGGACCGCCCGGACgcgtcgtcgtcgtcgtcgtcgccgccgcccggggccgAGGCGGCcaccgccgcgccgcgccggaGCCCCTGA